One window from the genome of bacterium BMS3Abin08 encodes:
- the macB_5 gene encoding macrolide export ATP-binding/permease protein MacB yields MNALINLKGIRKNYRLANREIEVLKGIDLDVQKGRFVCIMGPSGSGKSTLLNIIGCLDRPSAGVYELEGRKIGAVSDDDLSGIRNRKMGFVFQNFNLLPRLPAWKNVELPLIYSGIGSRDRKKRAHEMLERVGLADRAEHSPSEMSGGEQQRVAIARALVNVPLIILADEPTGNLDSASGREIMGIFRDLHRDGTTVLLVTHEREISAYGERVITIRDGICRDGCF; encoded by the coding sequence ATGAATGCATTAATAAACTTGAAGGGAATCAGAAAAAACTACAGGCTTGCCAACAGGGAGATTGAGGTCCTCAAAGGGATAGATCTTGATGTTCAGAAGGGCCGGTTTGTGTGCATAATGGGGCCTTCGGGCTCGGGGAAATCAACGCTTCTGAACATTATAGGCTGTCTTGACAGACCTTCAGCCGGTGTCTATGAGCTGGAAGGAAGGAAAATAGGTGCGGTTTCCGACGATGATCTGTCCGGGATCAGAAACAGAAAGATGGGGTTTGTCTTTCAGAACTTCAATCTGCTGCCCCGATTGCCTGCCTGGAAAAATGTCGAACTCCCGCTGATTTACAGTGGCATAGGGTCAAGGGATAGGAAGAAGAGGGCACATGAAATGCTTGAACGTGTGGGGCTTGCGGACAGGGCTGAACACTCGCCGTCCGAGATGTCGGGGGGCGAGCAGCAGAGGGTTGCCATAGCAAGGGCTCTTGTTAATGTTCCCTTGATTATACTTGCAGACGAACCAACCGGTAATCTCGACAGTGCATCCGGCCGGGAGATTATGGGAATTTTCAGAGATCTTCATCGTGATGGAACAACGGTACTGCTTGTAACTCATGAGAGGGAAATCTCCGCGTATGGCGAGCGGGTTATTACAATAAGGGACGGAATATGCAGGGATGGCTGTTTTTAG